One genomic window of Paenibacillus xylanilyticus includes the following:
- the hemH gene encoding ferrochelatase, producing MTNTVGVLVMSYGTPENMESIEAYYTHIRRGRPPEPEQLKELTDRYEAIVGGVFPLRENTDNQVKALQETLSQDERTNGVEFRCYQGLKHAHPFIEDGVEQMAKDGIQTAIGVVLAPHYSTMSVGSYIKRAREKAEELGIQMTFVESYHLHPKLIQALSSRVSDKLDEFEEAGAKRGDVRVLFSAHSLPERIVSLGDPYPQQLLETSEVIASRVGISNWQFTWQSAGRTAEPWLGPDILDTLQELSREQVEDVLVAPIGFVSDHLEVLYDLDIEAKAIAKEIDMRLMRIDSLNSDPLYMETLSDVIISQWQQGSDV from the coding sequence ATGACTAATACCGTAGGTGTACTGGTGATGTCTTATGGCACACCTGAAAATATGGAAAGTATTGAAGCGTACTACACACATATTCGTAGAGGACGTCCGCCTGAGCCGGAACAACTGAAGGAACTGACGGATCGGTATGAGGCTATCGTTGGGGGCGTTTTCCCGCTTCGTGAAAATACCGATAATCAGGTTAAGGCCCTGCAGGAGACGCTGAGCCAGGATGAACGTACGAACGGAGTTGAGTTCCGTTGTTATCAAGGTCTGAAGCATGCTCATCCATTTATTGAAGATGGTGTGGAACAGATGGCGAAGGACGGAATTCAGACAGCAATCGGTGTTGTACTTGCTCCTCACTATTCCACAATGAGTGTGGGCAGCTACATCAAGCGAGCTCGTGAAAAAGCAGAGGAACTGGGAATTCAAATGACATTTGTTGAGAGTTACCACCTGCATCCTAAGCTGATCCAGGCTCTCTCTTCCCGTGTCAGTGACAAGCTGGATGAATTCGAAGAGGCTGGTGCGAAGCGTGGTGATGTACGAGTCTTGTTCAGTGCACACAGCTTGCCTGAGCGGATCGTAAGTCTGGGAGATCCTTATCCGCAGCAACTGCTTGAAACCTCCGAAGTCATTGCATCACGTGTTGGTATCAGCAATTGGCAATTTACATGGCAAAGCGCTGGACGTACCGCTGAGCCGTGGCTTGGTCCGGATATTTTGGACACACTGCAGGAACTGTCCCGCGAACAGGTTGAGGATGTGCTGGTTGCACCTATTGGATTCGTCTCTGATCATCTTGAAGTACTCTATGATCTGGATATTGAGGCCAAAGCGATTGCCAAGGAGATTGACATGCGCTTAATGCGGATCGATTCGCTCAACAGCGATCCTCTCTATATGGAAACGTTAAGCGACGTTATCATAAGCCAGTGGCAGCAAGGGTCGGATGTGTAA
- the hemY gene encoding protoporphyrinogen oxidase, producing the protein MEDRKRRVVVVGGGLTGLSAAFYIRKHYREAGIEPQITLIEKSSSMGGMIETLHRDGFVIEKGPDSFLARKTAMIDLAKELEMDHELVSQNPESKKTYIMQRGKLHPMPAGLVLGIPTELKPFLRSGLVSPAGKLRALMDFFIPPRRSAEDESLGYMIERRLGPEVLENLTEPLLAGIYAGDMRRLSLQATFPQFGEVERDYGSLIRGMMTGRKPAETHTGTKKSAFLNFRQGLQSLVHALVHDMQDVDQRLNTSVLSLDVQQGGQTRYSVQLNNGERIEADDVIVTVPTYVASELLKPHVDTSALDAINYVSVANVVLAFEKKDIEHVFDGSGFLVPRKEGRNITACTWTSTKWLHTSPDDKVLLRCYVGRSGDEQNVELPDDALTALVLKDLRETMDVEAVPIFSEITRLRKSMPQYPVGHLQHIAALREELGSKLPGVYIAGAGYEGVGLPDCIKQAKEMSLQAVQKLAVH; encoded by the coding sequence ATGGAAGACCGGAAACGTCGTGTTGTTGTCGTTGGTGGAGGCCTGACCGGCCTCAGCGCGGCATTTTATATTCGGAAGCATTACCGGGAAGCCGGGATTGAACCGCAAATTACACTGATTGAAAAAAGTTCGTCCATGGGTGGAATGATTGAGACGCTGCACCGGGATGGATTTGTCATTGAGAAAGGACCCGATTCATTCCTGGCCCGCAAAACGGCCATGATTGATCTTGCCAAGGAATTGGAAATGGATCATGAACTGGTAAGCCAGAATCCGGAATCCAAAAAAACGTATATTATGCAGCGGGGCAAGCTTCATCCCATGCCTGCTGGACTTGTGCTCGGAATACCAACAGAGTTGAAGCCGTTTCTGAGAAGTGGCCTGGTTTCTCCGGCTGGCAAGCTGCGGGCGTTGATGGATTTCTTTATTCCACCGCGCCGTAGCGCGGAAGATGAATCCCTCGGTTACATGATTGAACGGCGTCTCGGTCCGGAGGTGCTTGAAAACCTGACCGAGCCACTGCTTGCCGGTATTTATGCCGGGGATATGCGTCGTCTGAGTCTTCAGGCAACATTCCCGCAATTCGGTGAAGTGGAACGGGATTATGGTAGTCTGATCCGCGGCATGATGACAGGTCGTAAACCTGCGGAGACACATACGGGAACGAAGAAAAGCGCGTTCTTGAATTTTCGCCAAGGACTTCAGAGTCTTGTTCATGCCTTGGTTCACGATATGCAGGATGTGGACCAACGCCTGAATACGTCTGTTCTCTCATTGGATGTTCAGCAAGGTGGTCAAACGAGGTACAGTGTGCAGCTCAATAACGGGGAGCGTATTGAAGCGGATGACGTGATTGTTACAGTCCCGACGTATGTGGCATCCGAACTGCTCAAACCGCATGTGGACACCTCTGCGCTGGATGCAATTAATTACGTATCCGTAGCCAATGTGGTTCTTGCTTTTGAGAAAAAGGATATTGAACATGTATTTGATGGTTCAGGCTTCCTCGTTCCACGCAAGGAAGGGCGGAATATTACAGCCTGTACCTGGACATCGACCAAATGGCTGCACACCAGTCCGGATGACAAAGTGCTGCTGCGTTGTTATGTCGGCCGCTCGGGTGACGAGCAAAATGTTGAACTTCCCGATGATGCACTGACAGCTCTGGTGCTCAAGGATCTGCGGGAAACGATGGATGTAGAGGCCGTTCCGATCTTCTCGGAGATTACCCGCCTACGCAAATCGATGCCACAGTATCCCGTAGGCCACCTTCAGCATATTGCCGCACTGCGTGAGGAACTTGGCAGTAAGCTGCCGGGTGTCTACATTGCAGGTGCTGGTTATGAAGGCGTAGGTTTGCCGGACTGTATCAAACAGGCAAAAGAAATGTCGCTTCAGGCAGTTCAGAAGCTGGCTGTGCATTAA
- a CDS encoding CapA family protein, whose protein sequence is MYPPRSNRSNQKKKEKRARRRIIWMINLFLIAAIGGVGIYYAAEVQKQQAEPATNEAVVKEQQPEDQEDAKGGDELNSPEAESEADSDAEQDSMEVTSPESETAEDESVSSGGETTESGGKESDQGSEEGQKGTGTAKPSNPKSNESSGAQTTVPQPTGSGKNVTINFVGDIQFSGKVAELLEKNGYDYPYAKLGSLFKNDDLTVGNLETPVTLGGSAAENKTYVYKSSPKALAAMAAAGFDAVNLANNHILDQGVEGLVDTLTYLQEYGIAHTGAGMNRNEAYAPAYLERKGIKIALLGFSRVVPEPTWKAEGNRAGVAETYDSTGAVNAIQEARQKADLVIVVAHWGEERVSTPNDDQTRLAHEFVDAGADLVIGGHPHVLQGVEYYKGKWIAYSTGNFIFSKSTTEETWKTAVFQAECSAEAKCSMKVIPYEAGLGQAIPMLGEANKLLLEQMTKLSPGIRFDTNGVASTS, encoded by the coding sequence ATGTATCCCCCAAGATCAAATCGAAGTAATCAAAAGAAAAAAGAAAAACGTGCACGCAGACGTATTATCTGGATGATCAATCTGTTTCTGATTGCTGCAATCGGAGGGGTAGGCATATATTACGCAGCAGAGGTGCAGAAGCAGCAAGCGGAGCCGGCAACAAATGAAGCTGTAGTAAAAGAGCAACAACCTGAGGATCAGGAGGATGCCAAAGGTGGCGATGAGCTGAATTCGCCTGAAGCGGAGTCAGAGGCAGATTCGGATGCAGAACAAGATTCTATGGAAGTAACCAGTCCGGAGTCAGAAACTGCTGAAGATGAGAGCGTTTCATCCGGCGGTGAAACTACGGAGTCAGGCGGTAAGGAGTCTGATCAAGGGTCCGAAGAAGGGCAAAAAGGGACGGGAACAGCCAAACCATCAAATCCGAAGAGCAATGAAAGTTCCGGAGCCCAAACAACGGTTCCACAGCCTACAGGATCAGGGAAGAATGTAACCATTAATTTTGTTGGTGATATTCAGTTCTCTGGCAAGGTGGCCGAACTGCTGGAGAAGAATGGCTACGATTACCCTTATGCCAAGCTTGGCAGCCTGTTCAAGAATGATGATCTGACTGTAGGCAACCTGGAGACACCCGTCACTCTGGGCGGGTCAGCTGCTGAGAACAAAACATATGTTTACAAATCTTCGCCAAAAGCATTGGCAGCGATGGCTGCTGCGGGATTTGACGCAGTAAATCTGGCCAACAATCACATTTTGGACCAAGGTGTTGAAGGGCTCGTCGACACGCTAACCTATCTTCAGGAGTATGGTATTGCGCATACTGGGGCCGGGATGAACAGGAACGAGGCTTATGCGCCTGCCTATCTGGAACGGAAAGGCATCAAGATCGCACTGCTTGGCTTCAGCCGGGTTGTGCCGGAACCGACCTGGAAAGCGGAAGGGAATCGCGCCGGTGTTGCAGAAACCTATGATTCTACAGGGGCGGTAAACGCGATTCAAGAAGCTCGTCAGAAGGCGGATCTTGTAATCGTGGTAGCACATTGGGGAGAAGAGCGAGTCAGTACACCCAATGATGATCAGACCAGACTGGCACATGAATTTGTGGATGCTGGGGCTGATCTCGTCATTGGTGGGCATCCTCACGTGCTTCAAGGAGTAGAGTATTATAAGGGCAAGTGGATCGCATATAGCACAGGCAATTTTATTTTTTCGAAATCAACGACGGAAGAAACCTGGAAAACAGCTGTTTTTCAGGCAGAATGCAGCGCGGAAGCGAAGTGCAGCATGAAGGTCATTCCATATGAGGCAGGGCTTGGTCAAGCCATACCAATGTTAGGTGAGGCCAATAAGCTGTTATTGGAGCAGATGACTAAGCTCTCGCCAGGCATTCGGTTTGACACAAATGGAGTAGCTTCAACAAGCTGA